Proteins encoded together in one Porites lutea chromosome 2, jaPorLute2.1, whole genome shotgun sequence window:
- the LOC140927825 gene encoding actin-related protein 2/3 complex subunit 4, which produces MAATLRPYLNAVRSTLTASMCLENFDSQVVERHNKPEVEVRSSKELLLTPVVISRNEREKVLIEGSINSLRISIAVKQADEIEKILCKKFMRFMMMRAENFFILRRKPVEGYDISFLITNFHTEQMFKHKLVDFVIQFMEEIDKEISEMKLAVNARARICAEEFLKNF; this is translated from the coding sequence ATGGCTGCAACGTTGCGTCCTTACCTTAACGCGGTCCGGTCGACACTAACAGCATCGATGTGCTTGGAAAACTTCGATTCGCAAGTGGTAGAAAGGCATAACAAACCCGAAGTTGAGGTCCGTAGCAGCAAGGAGTTGCTGCTAACGCCAGTGGTGATAAGCCGAAATGAGAGAGAGAAAGTGCTCATTGAAGGATCCATTAATTCTCTGAGAATAAGTATTGCAGTGAAGCAAGCCGACGAGATCGAGAAGATCCTCTGCAAGAAATTCATGCGTTTTATGATGATGCGAGCTGAAAACTTCTTCATTCTTCGCAGGAAGCCCGTGGAAGGATACGACATCAGCTTTCTCATCACCAATTTCCATACCGAGCAGATGTTCAAACACAAGCTAGTGGATTTTGTCATTCAATTTATGGAGGAGATAGACAAGGAAATCAGTGAGATGAAGCTGGCTGTTAATGCAAGGGCACGTATTTGCGCAGAGGAGTTCCTCAAGAATTTCTAG